In Bacteroidia bacterium, one genomic interval encodes:
- a CDS encoding alpha/beta hydrolase has protein sequence MRVFLIPGFGENESIFEPLLPFLSYDTVHVDVWKHLASFTGETLHVRTFVQHLNRELQIRSTDLIIGHSMGGWIGIHLKQETGCRLIQIASWTNPHKVILPIQNRKVLYFLVQSGLYINKLTKAILIWKFYKNLPSRSIMEATLTRLIQTDKSLVVKQLQLILEPSPTCTVLPDLRIHTRRDPIIRKPDEDYFEVSGDHFALYTNPKEVARGILSYLQR, from the coding sequence ATGCGTGTATTTTTAATTCCGGGTTTTGGCGAGAATGAATCCATCTTTGAACCGCTTTTACCTTTTTTGTCATACGATACCGTGCATGTGGATGTATGGAAGCATTTAGCCTCCTTTACCGGAGAAACACTCCACGTTCGAACTTTTGTTCAACACCTGAACCGGGAGCTTCAAATTCGTTCAACAGATTTGATTATTGGACATTCCATGGGTGGCTGGATAGGAATTCATTTAAAACAGGAAACCGGTTGCCGCCTTATTCAAATAGCATCCTGGACCAACCCTCATAAAGTAATTTTGCCTATTCAAAACCGCAAAGTCCTTTATTTCCTGGTTCAATCCGGATTGTATATTAACAAACTTACCAAGGCTATTTTGATCTGGAAGTTTTATAAAAACCTCCCCTCCAGGTCTATTATGGAAGCTACTTTAACTCGGCTGATACAAACGGATAAATCCTTGGTAGTAAAGCAACTTCAACTTATTTTAGAGCCTTCCCCAACCTGCACTGTACTCCCCGATCTGCGCATTCATACCCGACGAGATCCCATTATTCGAAAACCGGATGAAGATTATTTCGAGGTTTCAGGCGACCATTTTGCCCTGTATACCAATCCCAAAGAGGTTGCACGGGGTATTTTATCTTACCTCCAACGGTAG